A part of Microbacterium terregens genomic DNA contains:
- a CDS encoding COX15/CtaA family protein gives MAADPTTTPDLGLLRRFVAWLPARVDRRVIAAAWATLIVQVGIVGTGGLVRLTGSGLGCPTWPRCTDESLVPTPEMGIHGIIEFGNRMLTFLLVVVAIAMFLSVVRMRRERRDLFWLSLAIGLYVPLQAIIGGITVLTNLNPYVVGLHYFASVVLVALATVLVQRVYAAPGPRVLAVPAWYAAVTHLTSLLVMVTVVVGILVTGSGPHAGDGGAARNGLNPEFMQHVHSWPAYALLAATLVLLVGVRRTPPRLRLRLWVALLLAVEAAQTVVGLWQSRAGLPVALVNIHMVLAVLLVAAMTAVVLHLKASAQALPDRAAYSGSVRPVHTRR, from the coding sequence ATGGCCGCGGACCCGACAACCACTCCCGACCTGGGATTGCTTCGGCGATTCGTGGCTTGGCTGCCCGCTCGAGTCGACCGGCGCGTCATCGCGGCGGCCTGGGCCACGCTGATCGTTCAGGTGGGCATCGTCGGCACCGGCGGGCTGGTCAGACTGACCGGGTCGGGGCTGGGATGCCCCACCTGGCCGCGCTGCACCGATGAATCACTCGTGCCGACCCCGGAGATGGGCATCCACGGCATCATCGAGTTCGGCAACCGGATGCTGACGTTCCTCCTCGTCGTCGTGGCCATCGCGATGTTCCTGTCCGTGGTCCGGATGCGCCGCGAACGTCGCGATCTGTTCTGGCTGTCCCTGGCGATCGGCCTGTACGTGCCGCTGCAGGCGATCATCGGCGGCATCACGGTGCTGACCAATCTCAACCCGTACGTGGTGGGTCTGCACTACTTCGCCTCGGTCGTGCTCGTCGCTCTGGCCACGGTCCTGGTCCAGCGGGTCTACGCGGCGCCGGGCCCACGCGTGCTCGCTGTCCCGGCCTGGTACGCCGCGGTGACGCACCTCACGAGCCTGCTGGTGATGGTCACCGTCGTCGTCGGCATCCTCGTGACCGGATCGGGACCGCACGCCGGCGACGGTGGTGCGGCGCGCAACGGCCTGAATCCGGAGTTCATGCAGCACGTGCACTCCTGGCCGGCGTACGCGCTGCTCGCGGCCACCCTCGTGCTGCTGGTCGGTGTGCGGCGCACTCCCCCGCGCCTGCGGCTTCGGCTGTGGGTGGCGCTGTTGCTCGCCGTCGAAGCAGCCCAGACGGTGGTGGGCCTGTGGCAGTCGCGTGCCGGGCTGCCGGTCGCGCTGGTGAACATCCACATGGTTCTGGCGGTGCTGCTGGTCGCCGCCATGACCGCCGTGGTCCTGCACCTCAAGGCGAGCGCTCAGGCTCTTCCCGATCGGGCCGCGTACTCTGGCTCGGTCCGTCCGGTGCATACCCGGCGCTGA
- a CDS encoding metal-sulfur cluster assembly factor, producing MTATLAPERYDEVQEALKDVMDPELGINVVDLGLIYDLGWDDENDALVIHMTLTSAGCPLTDVLEEQTAQALDDVVERFRINWVWMPPWGPERITDDGRDMMRALGFAI from the coding sequence ATGACCGCGACGCTCGCACCTGAGAGATACGACGAGGTCCAGGAAGCCCTCAAGGACGTCATGGACCCCGAACTGGGGATCAACGTCGTCGACCTCGGCCTGATCTACGACCTGGGCTGGGACGACGAGAACGACGCCCTGGTGATCCACATGACGCTGACCAGCGCCGGATGCCCGCTCACCGACGTGCTCGAAGAGCAGACCGCCCAGGCCCTGGACGACGTCGTCGAACGCTTCCGCATCAACTGGGTGTGGATGCCGCCGTGGGGTCCGGAGCGCATCACCGACGACGGGCGCGACATGATGCGCGCCCTCGGCTTCGCGATCTGA
- the sufD gene encoding Fe-S cluster assembly protein SufD: MTTSTQAPETVPGSSVPGAKGHTDGAWAPIQTRSERARSYDPDDFERPTGREVNWKHTPIDRIAPLFEDAAGTPGAVALAFSGAASVEITSKRVGDAPRGEVFTPEDRPAAIAWRQSEEATHLRIPAEVELAEPVVVDITGHGADGNSALAHAHLIIEAAANARGVIVLRHRGEAHFAENVEIIVGDGAHLTVITVQEWSDASVHAASHQARVDRDATLRHIVVSFGGGLVRINPSVELAGPGSQGQLYGLSYSDAGQHLESQVYLFHKGRDTRGDVLYKGALQGAGARSVWIGDVLIGPDAVGTDSYEANRNLVLTDGARAESIPNLEIETGDIRGAGHASATGRFDDEQLFYLQSRGISEEEARRLVVIGFLSDIVQRIGIPALETELHAAIELELQEGAPE, encoded by the coding sequence ATGACGACCTCGACACAGGCACCCGAAACGGTGCCGGGTTCTTCGGTGCCCGGCGCGAAGGGGCACACCGACGGCGCGTGGGCCCCGATCCAGACCCGTTCCGAGCGCGCGCGCTCGTACGATCCCGACGACTTCGAGCGGCCCACCGGCCGGGAGGTCAACTGGAAGCACACCCCGATCGACCGCATCGCGCCGCTGTTCGAGGATGCCGCGGGCACGCCCGGCGCGGTCGCCCTCGCCTTCAGCGGCGCAGCGTCGGTGGAGATCACATCCAAGCGGGTCGGTGACGCGCCGCGCGGTGAGGTGTTCACGCCCGAGGATCGCCCGGCCGCCATCGCGTGGCGACAGTCCGAGGAGGCGACCCACCTGCGCATTCCCGCCGAGGTCGAGCTCGCCGAGCCGGTCGTCGTGGACATCACCGGCCATGGCGCCGACGGGAACAGCGCGCTGGCGCACGCGCACCTCATCATCGAAGCGGCCGCGAACGCGCGCGGCGTCATCGTCCTGCGTCATCGCGGTGAGGCGCACTTCGCCGAGAACGTCGAGATCATCGTCGGCGACGGCGCCCATCTGACCGTGATCACGGTGCAGGAGTGGTCGGATGCCTCCGTGCACGCGGCATCCCACCAGGCGCGCGTAGACCGGGACGCGACCCTGCGCCACATCGTGGTCAGCTTCGGCGGCGGCCTCGTGCGCATCAACCCGAGCGTCGAGCTGGCAGGCCCCGGTTCGCAGGGGCAGCTGTACGGGCTGTCGTACTCCGATGCCGGACAGCACCTGGAGAGCCAGGTCTATCTCTTCCACAAGGGCCGCGACACGCGCGGCGACGTCCTCTACAAGGGGGCCCTTCAGGGTGCCGGCGCACGGAGCGTCTGGATCGGCGATGTGCTCATCGGACCGGATGCGGTCGGAACCGATTCCTACGAGGCGAACCGCAACCTGGTCCTCACCGACGGCGCGCGCGCGGAGTCGATCCCCAACCTCGAGATCGAGACGGGCGACATCCGCGGGGCCGGCCACGCCAGCGCCACCGGGCGCTTCGACGACGAGCAGCTGTTCTACCTGCAGTCGCGGGGGATCAGCGAGGAGGAAGCCCGTCGTCTCGTCGTGATCGGATTCCTCAGCGATATCGTGCAGCGCATCGGCATCCCCGCGCTCGAGACCGAGCTTCATGCCGCGATCGAATTGGAACTGCAGGAAGGAGCGCCCGAGTGA
- a CDS encoding MFS transporter — protein sequence MTASTEPAPSIWGSQYVWVTVGAAALIFLAAMQALAVTTVMPIVSEDLDGDALYAVAFAGTLATSVIGMVAVGAWSDRFGPRAPLYAATALFVLGLVVAGLAPSMPILVVGRLIQGLGAGGQTVALYVVVARVYPSRIHGRVFAAFSAAWVVPSLIGPFLAGAVTEYLHWRWVFLGVAALTVVAFTMVALRLHRTSLGTVEPAAGRVGLRLACAVAVAAGALTLSLAGGFGPWSAAAVAASVLVIAAAVRPLLPAGTLRAGRGLPSVVLMRGLIAGALFGAEIYVPYLLIDEYDFSPTWAGLGLTAAALAWAGAADVQGRFGDRIGNTRITLIGSAQLFTSMIVAAAVAWGDLPPAILIVGWALAGGGMGLMYPRLTVLTLAYSTSQNQGFNSSALSISDSVGAAVTIAAMGLVFTALSGSDAGFPTVFALAAGLALLALVPGLRLGHAHESVPARRGA from the coding sequence GTGACCGCTTCGACCGAGCCTGCACCGAGCATCTGGGGGTCGCAGTACGTCTGGGTGACCGTCGGGGCGGCGGCACTCATCTTCCTCGCGGCGATGCAGGCACTCGCCGTCACGACCGTGATGCCGATCGTCAGCGAGGACCTCGACGGCGACGCGCTGTACGCCGTCGCGTTCGCGGGGACGCTGGCCACCAGCGTCATCGGCATGGTGGCGGTGGGGGCATGGAGCGACCGCTTCGGGCCTCGCGCACCGCTGTATGCGGCGACGGCGCTGTTCGTTCTCGGACTGGTGGTGGCGGGGCTCGCCCCGTCCATGCCGATCCTGGTGGTCGGCCGCCTGATCCAGGGTCTGGGAGCCGGTGGGCAGACGGTCGCCCTGTACGTCGTGGTGGCACGCGTGTATCCGTCGCGGATCCACGGGCGCGTCTTCGCGGCCTTCTCGGCGGCGTGGGTCGTCCCGTCGCTGATCGGGCCGTTCCTGGCGGGCGCCGTGACGGAGTACCTGCACTGGCGGTGGGTGTTCCTCGGCGTCGCCGCCCTCACCGTGGTCGCCTTCACGATGGTCGCCCTGCGGCTGCACCGCACGTCGCTGGGCACCGTCGAGCCCGCCGCCGGGCGGGTCGGGTTGCGGCTGGCGTGCGCGGTGGCGGTGGCCGCCGGAGCCCTGACGTTGAGCCTGGCGGGCGGCTTCGGCCCGTGGTCGGCGGCGGCGGTCGCGGCATCCGTCCTCGTCATCGCCGCAGCGGTGCGTCCTCTTCTTCCGGCCGGTACCCTGCGTGCCGGGCGTGGCCTGCCCAGCGTGGTGCTGATGCGCGGCCTCATCGCCGGCGCGCTGTTCGGCGCCGAGATCTACGTGCCGTATCTGCTCATCGACGAATACGACTTCTCGCCGACGTGGGCGGGCCTCGGACTGACGGCGGCTGCCCTGGCGTGGGCGGGCGCGGCCGATGTCCAGGGCCGTTTCGGCGACCGCATCGGCAACACCCGGATCACTCTGATCGGGTCCGCGCAGCTGTTCACGTCCATGATCGTGGCCGCTGCCGTCGCGTGGGGGGACCTGCCGCCGGCGATCCTGATCGTCGGCTGGGCGCTGGCGGGCGGGGGCATGGGGTTGATGTATCCACGGCTCACCGTGTTGACACTCGCGTACTCGACATCCCAGAACCAGGGCTTCAACTCTTCCGCGCTGTCGATCTCGGACTCTGTCGGCGCGGCGGTGACGATCGCCGCAATGGGGCTCGTCTTCACCGCACTCAGCGGATCGGATGCCGGTTTCCCGACCGTCTTCGCGTTGGCGGCCGGGCTGGCCCTCCTGGCGTTGGTGCCGGGCCTGCGCCTCGGGCACGCGCACGAGAGCGTGCCCGCGCGGCGCGGCGCCTAG
- the sufC gene encoding Fe-S cluster assembly ATPase SufC yields MSVLEIRDLHVTVETDAGITPILNGVTLIIRKGETHAIMGPNGSGKSTLAYTIAGHPKYTVTSGTITLDGEDVLAMTVDERARAGLFLAMQYPVEIPGVTVTNFLRTAKTAIDGEAPPIRTWTKEVKQSMKNLRMDTKFAQRNVNEGFSGGEKKRHEILQMELLKPQIAVLDETDSGLDVDALKIVSEGVNRAKEETDLGVLLITHYTRILRYIHPDFVHVMIAGRIVEEGGPELAERLEDEGYDRFVDPALQPVTEGEG; encoded by the coding sequence ATGTCAGTCCTCGAGATCCGCGACCTCCACGTGACGGTCGAAACGGATGCCGGAATCACGCCGATCCTCAACGGAGTGACCCTGATCATCCGCAAGGGTGAGACCCACGCCATCATGGGACCCAACGGGTCCGGCAAGTCCACGCTCGCCTACACGATCGCCGGGCACCCCAAGTACACCGTCACGAGCGGCACGATCACCCTCGACGGTGAGGACGTCCTCGCGATGACCGTGGATGAGCGGGCCCGCGCAGGCCTCTTCCTGGCCATGCAGTACCCGGTGGAGATCCCCGGCGTGACCGTCACCAACTTCCTGCGCACCGCGAAGACCGCGATCGACGGCGAAGCGCCGCCGATCCGGACGTGGACGAAGGAGGTCAAGCAGTCGATGAAGAACCTCCGCATGGACACCAAATTCGCCCAGCGCAACGTGAACGAGGGGTTCTCGGGCGGCGAGAAGAAGCGCCACGAGATCCTTCAGATGGAGCTTCTGAAGCCCCAGATCGCCGTGCTCGACGAGACCGACTCCGGGCTCGACGTCGACGCGCTGAAGATCGTGTCCGAGGGTGTGAACCGCGCCAAGGAGGAAACCGACCTCGGCGTCCTGCTGATCACTCACTACACGCGCATCCTGCGCTACATCCACCCCGACTTCGTGCACGTCATGATCGCCGGCCGGATCGTGGAGGAGGGCGGGCCCGAGCTCGCCGAGCGGCTCGAGGACGAAGGCTACGACCGCTTCGTCGATCCGGCACTCCAGCCCGTGACCGAGGGTGAAGGGTAG
- a CDS encoding Na+/H+ antiporter, giving the protein MDPIGTITWIVLFVLTTVAVTGIVGRLGWSAPVALVVVGGAVSFVPGIPEVEVQPELILYGILPPLLFAAAIRTSVIDVRARRDSILLLSVGLVAFTVVVVGFATFALIPAVTLAAAFAFAAVVAPTDAIAVTAIAGRLGLPRRVVTILEGESLLNDATALVALNASIAAIVSVVTPAEIGIEFVVAVVVGTGVGFGVGWIVTFVRSRLHSAVLDTSLTLVTPFAAFLLGEFLHGSGVLAVVLAGLYLGYRAPAVSSAEARVAERLNWRTIKFLLENTVFLFIGLNLKGILQGAMSTGPGFWPTVVICIGILAALVASRFAWVMGTTLLYRKGPRRLRERGWAWRNGVAVSSAGVRGVVTLAAVFLLPKETPGREYLQFLAFVVVVASLLGGLALPAIIRRLKLPKPSLVQELAERRLLMAEARQAGIDLLDGQQLPEDEKHVAALLRSDAGFLGETLDAYGPDASIPQLEAKYRLRRAMLDAERAAVLKARAEGRYQEPAIVAALQAIDAEETALRAQFPKEGEAG; this is encoded by the coding sequence GTGGATCCCATCGGAACGATCACCTGGATCGTTCTGTTCGTCCTCACGACGGTCGCGGTCACCGGCATCGTCGGCCGGCTCGGCTGGTCCGCCCCCGTGGCCCTCGTGGTCGTCGGCGGCGCGGTCTCGTTCGTCCCCGGTATTCCGGAGGTCGAGGTCCAGCCCGAGCTGATCCTCTACGGCATCCTCCCGCCCCTGCTGTTCGCCGCGGCGATACGCACCAGCGTGATCGACGTACGCGCGCGTCGCGACAGCATCCTGCTGCTGTCGGTCGGCCTGGTCGCGTTCACGGTCGTGGTCGTGGGATTCGCCACCTTCGCTCTGATCCCGGCGGTCACGCTGGCCGCGGCATTCGCGTTCGCGGCGGTGGTCGCGCCGACCGACGCGATCGCGGTCACTGCGATCGCCGGGCGGCTCGGGCTGCCCCGGCGCGTGGTGACCATTCTCGAAGGCGAGAGCCTGCTCAACGACGCGACCGCGCTGGTCGCACTGAACGCTTCCATCGCCGCGATCGTCAGCGTCGTGACACCCGCCGAGATCGGGATCGAGTTCGTCGTCGCGGTGGTCGTCGGGACCGGCGTGGGCTTCGGCGTCGGATGGATCGTCACCTTCGTGCGCTCCCGACTCCACTCCGCCGTCTTGGATACGAGTCTCACGTTGGTGACGCCGTTCGCCGCCTTCCTGCTCGGCGAGTTCCTGCACGGTTCGGGAGTCCTTGCCGTGGTCCTTGCCGGGCTGTACCTGGGCTACCGGGCACCGGCGGTCTCCTCGGCCGAAGCCCGGGTCGCCGAGCGGCTGAACTGGCGCACCATCAAGTTCCTGCTGGAGAACACCGTCTTCTTGTTCATCGGCCTGAACCTGAAGGGCATCCTGCAGGGGGCGATGAGCACCGGCCCGGGCTTCTGGCCGACCGTCGTGATCTGCATCGGCATCCTGGCCGCCCTCGTCGCGTCCCGCTTCGCCTGGGTCATGGGCACCACGCTGCTGTACCGCAAGGGACCGCGACGCCTGCGGGAGCGCGGCTGGGCCTGGCGCAACGGCGTGGCCGTCTCCTCCGCCGGAGTGCGGGGCGTCGTGACCCTGGCCGCCGTCTTCCTGCTGCCGAAGGAGACTCCCGGCCGCGAGTACCTGCAGTTCCTCGCGTTCGTCGTCGTCGTGGCGAGCCTCCTCGGCGGCCTGGCGCTGCCGGCGATCATCCGGCGCCTAAAGCTGCCGAAGCCCAGCCTGGTGCAGGAGCTCGCCGAGCGTCGGCTGCTGATGGCCGAGGCGCGTCAGGCGGGCATCGATCTGCTGGACGGTCAGCAGCTTCCGGAGGATGAGAAGCACGTCGCCGCCCTTCTGCGCAGCGACGCGGGGTTCCTCGGTGAGACGCTGGACGCTTACGGTCCGGACGCATCGATCCCCCAGCTGGAGGCGAAGTACCGACTCCGCAGGGCGATGCTGGATGCGGAGAGAGCGGCTGTGCTCAAGGCGCGCGCCGAGGGGCGCTACCAGGAACCCGCTATCGTCGCGGCGCTGCAGGCGATCGACGCCGAGGAGACCGCGCTGCGCGCCCAGTTCCCCAAAGAGGGCGAGGCCGGCTGA
- a CDS encoding dinucleotide-utilizing enzyme encodes MTARPSLIRSIPFWILLAGSLATAAVGAWLTVDKLAVMSTTLTAGTATPVDVYVGQVWAIVGGILIATGIVGLALTLVVAVVRSFVPVTDVEFIESLDWSAEDDALDDVAAEVDHTPEVAPQR; translated from the coding sequence ATGACCGCACGCCCCAGCCTCATCCGCAGCATCCCGTTCTGGATCCTGCTCGCCGGATCCCTCGCCACCGCCGCCGTCGGCGCGTGGCTCACCGTCGACAAGCTCGCCGTGATGTCCACCACGCTGACCGCCGGGACGGCAACCCCCGTCGACGTCTACGTCGGCCAGGTCTGGGCGATCGTCGGCGGCATCCTGATCGCGACCGGCATCGTCGGTCTCGCCCTGACGCTCGTGGTCGCCGTTGTGCGCTCGTTCGTGCCGGTGACCGATGTGGAGTTCATCGAGTCGCTCGACTGGTCCGCTGAGGACGACGCACTCGACGACGTCGCGGCAGAGGTCGACCACACCCCCGAGGTCGCACCTCAGCGCTGA
- a CDS encoding MalY/PatB family protein: MSVTPLQALPIDQLRQRSSTKWRSYPPEVLPLFVAETDYELAPAITEILTRAVRLGDTGYTPPEPGIREAFVGFAQRRFGWTVDPSRVHWTGDVMMGVVEILRRVIAPGDRVVVMTPVYPPFFDTVEEAGGVVERVPLARTESGWRIDLRGVEAALAGGATAVLLCNPHNPTGTAHTHEDLAALAELAARFDATVVSDEIHGPLAHAGHAFTPFLNVSATAAEVGYAVTSASKTFNLAGLKCAVMVAGGPAQEEVLRSFPAEVEWRTGLFGALANVAAYAPESDAWLDSLLAALGENRALLADLLAQHLPRARFLPPDAGFLAWVDVSAYEWGDNPAPTLRREAKVALHHGPLFGEEGIGHVRINFGCSPDVLREAVERMGALASS; the protein is encoded by the coding sequence GTGAGCGTCACCCCCCTCCAGGCCCTGCCCATCGACCAGCTGCGTCAGCGTTCCAGCACGAAGTGGCGCAGCTACCCGCCGGAGGTCCTTCCGCTCTTCGTGGCGGAGACGGACTACGAGCTCGCACCCGCCATCACCGAGATCCTCACCCGCGCGGTGCGGCTCGGCGATACCGGGTACACGCCACCCGAACCGGGCATCCGCGAGGCCTTCGTCGGCTTCGCGCAGCGCCGATTCGGCTGGACGGTCGATCCGTCCCGTGTGCACTGGACCGGGGACGTGATGATGGGGGTGGTGGAGATCCTCCGCCGGGTCATCGCGCCGGGGGACCGCGTGGTCGTCATGACACCGGTGTATCCGCCGTTCTTCGACACGGTGGAGGAAGCCGGCGGCGTCGTCGAGCGGGTCCCGCTCGCGCGCACCGAGAGCGGTTGGCGGATCGATCTGCGAGGGGTGGAGGCCGCCCTCGCGGGTGGTGCGACAGCCGTCCTGCTGTGCAACCCGCACAACCCGACGGGCACCGCGCACACGCACGAAGATCTCGCCGCGCTCGCTGAACTCGCGGCGCGCTTCGATGCGACCGTCGTCAGCGACGAGATCCACGGACCGCTCGCCCACGCGGGACACGCATTCACGCCGTTCCTGAACGTCTCCGCGACGGCGGCCGAGGTCGGGTACGCCGTCACCAGCGCCAGCAAGACCTTCAATCTCGCCGGACTGAAATGCGCGGTGATGGTCGCCGGCGGACCTGCCCAGGAGGAGGTGCTGCGCTCCTTCCCCGCCGAGGTCGAGTGGCGCACGGGCTTGTTCGGCGCCCTCGCGAACGTCGCCGCATACGCACCCGAAAGCGACGCATGGCTCGACAGCCTGCTTGCCGCGCTGGGTGAGAACCGCGCGCTGCTGGCCGATCTGCTCGCGCAGCACCTGCCGCGGGCGCGGTTCCTCCCGCCGGACGCCGGGTTCCTCGCGTGGGTGGACGTCTCCGCATACGAGTGGGGCGACAACCCGGCGCCCACGCTGCGCCGGGAGGCCAAAGTCGCCCTGCATCACGGGCCCCTCTTCGGCGAAGAGGGCATCGGCCACGTCCGCATCAACTTCGGCTGCTCGCCCGACGTGTTGCGCGAGGCGGTCGAGCGGATGGGAGCGCTGGCCTCCTCGTGA
- the sufB gene encoding Fe-S cluster assembly protein SufB, which translates to MSDVLIDRPELASLGQYEFGWHDDDAAGATAQRGLSEAVVRGISSLKSEPEWMLKTRLKGLALFERKPMPTWGADLSEIDFDNIKYFVRSTEKQAGSWEELPEEIRNTYERLGIPEAERQRLVSGVAAQYESEVVYHQINEQLEAQGVIFMDTDTALREHPEFFEEYFGTVIPAGDNKFAALNTSVWSGGSFVYVPPGVHVEIPLQAYFRINTENMGQFERTLIIADEGSYVHYIEGCTAPIYKSDSLHSAVVEIIVKKNARVRYTTIQNWSNNVYNLVTKRAIAHEGATMEWIDGNIGSKVTMKYPSIFLVGEHAKGETLSVAFAGPGQHQDAGAKMVHMAPYTQSSIVSKSIARGGGRAGYRGEVRVDANAHHSANTVRCDALLVDTISRSDTYPSIDIRVDDVQLGHEATVSKVSEEQLFYLMSRGMPEDEAMAMIVRGFIEPIARELPMEYAMELNKLIEMGMEGSVG; encoded by the coding sequence ATGTCGGATGTCCTGATCGACCGACCCGAGCTGGCAAGCCTCGGACAGTACGAGTTCGGCTGGCACGATGACGATGCCGCCGGCGCGACCGCGCAGCGCGGTCTGAGTGAGGCCGTCGTTCGCGGAATCTCCAGTCTGAAGAGCGAGCCCGAGTGGATGCTCAAGACTCGGCTGAAGGGGCTGGCGCTCTTCGAGCGCAAGCCGATGCCCACGTGGGGCGCCGATCTCAGCGAGATCGACTTCGACAACATCAAATACTTCGTCCGCTCCACGGAGAAGCAGGCCGGGTCGTGGGAAGAGCTTCCCGAGGAGATCCGCAACACCTACGAGCGGCTCGGCATCCCCGAGGCAGAGCGTCAGCGCCTGGTATCGGGTGTCGCCGCCCAGTACGAGTCCGAGGTGGTCTATCACCAGATCAACGAGCAGCTCGAGGCCCAGGGCGTCATCTTCATGGACACCGACACGGCGCTGCGCGAGCACCCCGAATTCTTCGAGGAGTACTTCGGCACGGTCATCCCCGCCGGTGACAACAAGTTCGCGGCGCTGAACACCTCCGTATGGTCGGGCGGATCGTTCGTCTACGTGCCTCCGGGTGTCCACGTGGAGATCCCTCTGCAGGCCTACTTCCGCATCAACACCGAGAACATGGGGCAGTTCGAGCGCACCCTGATCATCGCCGATGAGGGATCGTACGTGCACTACATCGAAGGCTGCACGGCGCCGATCTACAAGAGCGACTCGCTGCACTCGGCGGTCGTGGAGATCATCGTCAAGAAGAACGCACGAGTGCGTTACACGACGATCCAGAACTGGTCGAACAACGTCTACAACCTCGTCACCAAGCGTGCGATCGCCCATGAGGGCGCGACGATGGAATGGATCGACGGCAACATCGGCTCGAAGGTCACGATGAAGTACCCGTCGATCTTCCTGGTCGGCGAGCACGCCAAGGGCGAGACGCTCTCGGTCGCCTTCGCCGGCCCCGGTCAGCACCAGGATGCCGGCGCGAAGATGGTGCACATGGCGCCGTACACGCAGTCCTCGATCGTGTCAAAGTCCATCGCGCGCGGTGGTGGCCGAGCCGGATATCGCGGTGAAGTGCGGGTGGACGCCAATGCGCACCACTCGGCGAACACCGTCCGCTGCGACGCGTTGCTGGTGGACACCATCTCGCGCTCGGACACGTACCCGTCGATCGACATCCGCGTCGATGACGTGCAGCTCGGCCACGAGGCCACCGTGTCGAAGGTCAGTGAAGAGCAGCTCTTCTACCTGATGAGCCGAGGGATGCCCGAGGACGAGGCGATGGCCATGATCGTCCGCGGCTTCATCGAGCCGATCGCTCGCGAACTTCCCATGGAGTACGCCATGGAGCTCAACAAGCTCATCGAGATGGGCATGGAAGGCAGCGTCGGTTAA
- a CDS encoding non-heme iron oxygenase ferredoxin subunit — protein MSATRVCALSELEQDSAIRVEVNGVAIAVVRDSNDEVHAIGDVCTHGDISLAEGFVDGDTIECWAHGSAFSLRSGKPLNLPAYEPVPVYAVTIEGDDVLIDPAVLKEL, from the coding sequence GTGAGCGCAACCCGTGTCTGCGCGTTGAGCGAGCTCGAGCAGGATTCCGCCATCCGCGTCGAGGTGAACGGCGTAGCGATCGCCGTCGTCCGCGACTCCAACGACGAGGTGCACGCCATCGGCGACGTCTGCACGCACGGCGACATCTCGCTCGCCGAGGGCTTCGTCGACGGCGACACGATCGAATGCTGGGCGCACGGCTCGGCATTCTCGCTGCGCTCCGGCAAGCCCCTCAACCTCCCCGCGTACGAGCCCGTACCCGTCTATGCCGTGACGATCGAGGGAGACGATGTGCTCATCGATCCCGCCGTCCTAAAAGAGCTGTGA
- a CDS encoding siderophore-interacting protein: MSSSAVVSTRPSYRPYVAAVAEVRRLSPHFVRVVFTGPDFGMFGTAGLDQRIKLILPLPDGTLSDIGQRDEAAIDSGDWYMIWRDLPNATRSPLRTYTVRRIDPDARRLTVDFVVHHDAGPAGAWAEQAVPGQEIVVVGPDQRSDGYRLGLDWHPGTARRVVLAGDETAAPAICSILESLDESYEVDAFIEVPSAADRQELVIPDGFRVSWVERGDRDHGTALTEALTDWSSTAGDVLAQAAAPRRQELADIDVDRDLLWDSPADSEGEFYAWIAGEAAMVKGLRRHLVQGCGVDRKRVAFMGYWRLGQSERQE, translated from the coding sequence GTGAGTTCATCCGCTGTCGTCAGCACGCGTCCCTCGTATCGACCCTATGTCGCAGCAGTGGCAGAGGTCCGGCGTCTTTCGCCGCACTTCGTGCGCGTCGTCTTCACCGGTCCCGACTTCGGGATGTTCGGCACCGCCGGGCTCGACCAGCGCATCAAACTGATCCTGCCGCTGCCCGACGGCACCCTGAGCGACATCGGCCAGCGCGACGAGGCCGCGATCGACTCCGGCGATTGGTACATGATCTGGCGCGACCTGCCGAACGCCACACGCAGCCCGCTGCGCACCTATACGGTGCGCCGCATCGATCCCGACGCGCGCCGGCTCACGGTCGACTTCGTCGTGCACCATGACGCGGGACCCGCGGGGGCGTGGGCCGAGCAGGCCGTCCCCGGGCAGGAGATCGTGGTCGTCGGACCCGACCAGCGCAGCGACGGGTACCGCCTCGGTCTTGACTGGCACCCGGGCACGGCTCGGCGCGTGGTGCTGGCCGGCGACGAGACCGCCGCGCCCGCGATCTGCTCGATCCTCGAGTCCCTCGACGAGTCGTACGAGGTCGACGCGTTCATCGAGGTGCCCTCGGCCGCGGACCGCCAGGAGCTGGTCATTCCGGACGGCTTCCGTGTGTCCTGGGTGGAGCGAGGCGATCGCGACCACGGGACCGCACTGACCGAGGCGCTCACCGACTGGAGCAGCACGGCCGGCGACGTGCTGGCGCAGGCGGCTGCACCGCGACGTCAGGAACTCGCCGACATCGACGTCGACCGCGACCTGCTGTGGGACAGCCCCGCAGACTCCGAGGGCGAGTTCTACGCCTGGATCGCGGGGGAGGCGGCGATGGTCAAGGGACTGCGGCGTCACCTCGTGCAGGGCTGCGGCGTCGACCGCAAACGTGTCGCGTTCATGGGGTACTGGCGGCTCGGGCAATCCGAGCGACAGGAGTGA